In one Pseudomonas sp. SCA2728.1_7 genomic region, the following are encoded:
- a CDS encoding GntR family transcriptional regulator: MDQLDPPVISGDDSETLSENVFRRIQAAIVKGEIAPGSKISEPELARTYGISRGPLREAIHRLEGQRLLVRVPHVGARVVSLSHAELLELYEIRESLEGMACRLAAERMSVEEIDELRRVLETHERDAAFQAGVGYYQQEGDFDFHYRIIQGSGNRTLTQMLCGELYQLVRMYRIQFSTTPNRPRQAFAEHHRILDAIADRDGELAELLMRRHIGASKRNIARHYQDGAHNKTATERGES, encoded by the coding sequence CTGGATCAACTCGATCCCCCGGTTATCAGTGGCGACGATTCCGAGACGCTTTCGGAAAACGTCTTCCGGCGCATTCAGGCAGCCATCGTCAAAGGCGAGATCGCCCCGGGCAGCAAGATCTCCGAACCGGAGCTGGCGCGCACCTACGGCATCAGCCGGGGGCCGTTGCGTGAGGCCATCCATCGTCTGGAAGGTCAGCGCCTGCTGGTGCGCGTACCGCACGTCGGCGCGCGGGTGGTCTCACTCAGCCATGCCGAATTGCTTGAACTCTACGAAATCCGCGAATCCCTCGAAGGCATGGCCTGCCGTCTGGCGGCCGAACGCATGAGCGTTGAAGAAATCGACGAACTGCGCCGGGTGCTGGAAACCCACGAGCGCGACGCGGCGTTTCAGGCTGGTGTCGGCTACTACCAGCAAGAAGGCGATTTCGACTTTCACTACCGGATCATCCAGGGCAGTGGCAACCGCACGCTGACGCAGATGCTCTGCGGCGAGCTCTATCAATTGGTGCGCATGTACCGCATCCAGTTTTCCACCACGCCGAACCGCCCGCGCCAGGCCTTTGCCGAACACCACCGGATTCTCGATGCCATCGCCGACCGTGACGGCGAACTCGCGGAATTGTTGATGCGCCGTCACATCGGCGCCTCGAAACGCAACATCGCCCGTCACTACCAGGACGGCGCCCACAATAAGACAGCCACTGAACGAGGTGAGTCATGA
- a CDS encoding ATP-dependent zinc protease: MRLKPFPTFFALFCLPGLAAAGEKTVYGLNEYASLDGINLEVAAKLDTGAKTASLSARDIKRFKRNGESWVRFYLAIDAAHSHPIERPLARVSKIKRRAGDYDPEEGKKYTARPVIELDICMGSAMRSIEVNLTDRSAFQYPLLIGSEALKRFDALVDPSLKYAAGKPACTIAAHTAE, from the coding sequence ATGAGACTCAAGCCTTTTCCCACATTCTTTGCCCTGTTTTGCCTGCCCGGCCTCGCCGCCGCGGGGGAAAAAACCGTGTACGGCCTCAACGAATACGCTTCGCTTGACGGCATCAATCTCGAAGTCGCGGCCAAACTCGATACGGGTGCGAAAACCGCCTCGCTGAGTGCCCGCGACATCAAACGCTTTAAACGCAACGGTGAGTCCTGGGTACGTTTCTACCTGGCGATCGATGCCGCGCATTCGCACCCGATCGAACGGCCGCTGGCCCGGGTCAGCAAGATCAAGCGCCGTGCCGGCGACTACGACCCGGAAGAAGGCAAGAAGTACACCGCCCGTCCGGTGATCGAGCTGGATATCTGCATGGGATCGGCGATGCGCAGCATCGAAGTGAACCTGACCGACCGAAGTGCGTTCCAATACCCGCTTTTGATCGGCTCCGAAGCGCTGAAACGCTTCGATGCGCTGGTCGATCCAAGCCTTAAATACGCTGCCGGCAAACCCGCCTGCACCATCGCCGCTCATACCGCCGAGTAA
- a CDS encoding inactive transglutaminase family protein, whose amino-acid sequence MRSLTFHLKILITILVLLGVSVTAYQIFVLGIPVTEDATDDLWNIDAKVEFVASTKDPVKIQMFVPPLSRDYVSLNESFISNNYGVAVNRVDGNRKVTWSARRAKGNQTLYYRLVLTKRYTAEKSKIKGPTFRDSIAIEGPEKIAAEALLAPIRQHSADVETFIGEAIKRVNNVNDDNVKLLLAGDPSTPHKAKIVELLLSIAHVPVEKVHTIRLVADQPQMPELWLRSFNGNDWLYFNPETGEQGLPTDRLLWWTGDENLITVDGGKKANVTFSLNNSEMNAIRLAKLTDENTDANFLEYSLYGLPLQTQQTFMIMVMIPIGVLVILILRNLIGLQTLGTFTPVLIALAFRETQLGFGILLFTVITALGLSLRSYLEHLKLQMLPRLSVVLTFVVVLIAAISLFSHKLGLERGLSVALFPMVILTMTIERLSITWEERGASHAMKVAIGTLFAASLAHLIMTVPELVYFVFTFPAILLILVGFMLAMGRYRGYRLTELVRFKAFLKKADA is encoded by the coding sequence ATGCGTTCTCTAACCTTCCACCTGAAAATCCTGATCACCATTCTGGTGCTGCTGGGCGTTTCGGTTACGGCCTATCAGATTTTCGTACTCGGCATCCCGGTGACCGAAGATGCGACCGACGACTTGTGGAACATCGACGCCAAGGTCGAGTTCGTCGCCAGCACCAAGGATCCGGTGAAGATCCAGATGTTCGTACCACCGTTGAGCCGCGACTACGTCAGCCTCAACGAGAGCTTTATCTCCAATAACTACGGGGTCGCCGTCAACCGCGTCGACGGCAACCGCAAGGTCACCTGGTCGGCACGCCGGGCCAAGGGCAACCAGACGCTTTATTACCGTTTGGTGCTGACCAAGCGTTACACCGCCGAAAAATCCAAGATCAAAGGCCCGACCTTCCGCGACAGCATCGCTATCGAAGGCCCTGAGAAAATCGCCGCCGAAGCCCTGCTCGCGCCGATCCGCCAGCACTCGGCCGACGTCGAAACGTTCATTGGCGAGGCGATCAAACGCGTCAACAACGTCAACGATGACAACGTCAAACTGCTGCTGGCCGGCGATCCGTCGACGCCGCACAAAGCCAAAATCGTCGAACTGCTGCTGTCCATCGCCCACGTGCCGGTGGAAAAAGTCCACACTATCCGCCTCGTCGCCGATCAGCCACAAATGCCTGAACTGTGGCTGCGCAGCTTCAATGGCAATGACTGGCTGTACTTCAACCCGGAAACCGGCGAGCAAGGCCTGCCGACCGACCGCCTGCTGTGGTGGACCGGCGATGAAAACCTGATCACCGTCGATGGCGGCAAAAAAGCCAACGTGACCTTCAGCCTGAACAACAGCGAGATGAATGCGATTCGTCTGGCCAAGCTGACCGACGAAAACACCGACGCCAACTTCCTCGAATACTCGCTGTACGGCTTGCCGCTGCAGACCCAGCAGACCTTCATGATCATGGTGATGATCCCGATCGGCGTGCTGGTGATCCTGATCCTGCGCAACCTGATCGGCCTGCAGACCCTCGGCACATTCACCCCGGTACTGATCGCCCTCGCCTTCCGCGAAACGCAGCTGGGCTTCGGCATTCTGCTGTTTACCGTGATCACCGCGCTGGGGCTTTCGCTACGTTCGTATCTGGAACACCTGAAGCTGCAAATGCTGCCGCGACTCTCGGTGGTGTTGACCTTTGTCGTGGTGTTGATCGCGGCCATCAGCCTGTTCAGCCATAAGCTCGGCCTTGAGCGCGGCTTGTCGGTGGCGCTGTTCCCGATGGTGATTCTGACCATGACCATCGAACGCCTGTCGATCACTTGGGAAGAGCGCGGCGCCAGCCATGCGATGAAAGTCGCCATCGGCACGCTGTTCGCGGCGTCCCTGGCGCACCTGATCATGACCGTGCCTGAGCTGGTGTACTTCGTGTTCACCTTCCCGGCGATCCTGCTGATTCTGGTCGGTTTCATGCTGGCGATGGGTCGCTATCGCGGCTACCGCCTGACCGAACTGGTGCGTTTCAAGGCTTTCCTGAAGAAGGCTGACGCCTGA
- a CDS encoding alpha-L-glutamate ligase-like protein has protein sequence MFGFWKTWKALEARGIMGINRRNADYVLKYNKRSLYPIVDDKIITKERAIEAGIHVPELYGVISTEKEIDKLGEIIGGRSDFVIKPAQGAGGDGIIVIADRFEGRYRTVSGKILAHEELEHHISSILTGLYSLGGHRDRALIEYRVTPDQIFKSISYEGVPDIRIIVLMGYPVMAMLRLPTRQSGGKANLHQGAIGVGVDLATGLTLRGTWLNNIITKHPDTTNAVDGVQLPYWDGFMKLAAGCYELCGLGYIGVDMVLDQEKGPLILELNARPGLNIQIANDCGLTLRTHAVEARLEELKARGVTESVEERVAFTQEMFGHIPAVEG, from the coding sequence ATGTTCGGTTTCTGGAAGACCTGGAAGGCGCTGGAGGCGCGCGGCATCATGGGCATCAATCGGCGTAACGCCGACTACGTGCTCAAGTACAACAAGCGCAGCCTGTACCCGATCGTCGATGACAAGATCATCACCAAGGAACGCGCCATCGAGGCCGGCATTCACGTGCCGGAGCTGTATGGCGTGATCTCCACCGAGAAGGAAATCGACAAGCTCGGCGAGATCATCGGCGGGCGCAGCGACTTCGTGATCAAACCGGCCCAGGGCGCGGGCGGTGACGGCATCATCGTGATCGCCGACCGTTTCGAAGGTCGCTATCGCACGGTGTCGGGCAAGATCCTTGCCCACGAAGAGCTTGAGCATCACATCTCGAGCATTCTCACTGGCCTGTATTCGCTGGGCGGCCACCGCGACCGGGCGCTGATCGAATACCGGGTGACCCCGGATCAGATCTTCAAAAGCATCAGCTACGAAGGCGTGCCGGACATCCGCATCATCGTCTTGATGGGTTATCCGGTGATGGCGATGCTGCGTTTGCCGACCCGGCAGTCCGGCGGCAAGGCCAACCTTCACCAGGGCGCGATTGGCGTCGGTGTCGATCTGGCGACCGGTTTGACGTTGCGCGGCACCTGGCTGAACAACATCATCACCAAACACCCCGACACCACCAACGCGGTGGACGGCGTGCAACTGCCCTACTGGGACGGTTTCATGAAACTCGCGGCGGGCTGCTATGAGCTGTGCGGGCTGGGCTATATCGGTGTTGATATGGTGCTGGATCAGGAGAAGGGTCCGCTGATTCTCGAGTTGAATGCGCGGCCGGGGCTGAATATTCAGATTGCCAATGACTGTGGGCTGACGTTGCGTACGCATGCAGTGGAAGCGCGGCTGGAAGAGCTGAAGGCGCGTGGGGTGACGGAATCGGTTGAAGAGCGGGTGGCGTTTACTCAGGAAATGTTTGGGCATATTCCTGCGGTCGAAGGCTAA
- the pabB gene encoding aminodeoxychorismate synthase component I, whose amino-acid sequence MLTCSVHPLPYRANPADYFAAIRNAPGAVLLDSGRPSADRGRYDLLSAWPLEQLAVLPDESGNHFLQRLRDNLNRLGEADLPAGFELPFAGGLIGYLSYDFGRHLENLPSQARDDLQLPDARFGLYAWALISDHQMATSQLVFHPSVIDGEKQRLIALFTQPHADALTPFKLNAPMTADLSADDYRLAFERIQHYIQAGDCYQVNFAQRFRASCQGDPWLAYCKLREACPTPFSGFQSLPDGGAVLSLSPERFVKVSERQVETRPIKGTRPRGLTPAEDAANAAELLASPKDRAENLMIVDLLRNDLGRTCRIGSVRVPELFSLESYPNVHHLVSSVTGELADDRDALDLIAGSFPGGSITGAPKIRAMQIIDELEPTRRGLYCGSLLYLDVRGEMDSSIAIRSLLVKDGQVCCWGGGGIVADSDWQAEYQESITKVKILLETLQNL is encoded by the coding sequence ATGTTGACCTGTTCCGTACACCCGCTGCCCTACCGCGCCAATCCCGCCGACTACTTCGCGGCCATTCGCAACGCCCCCGGCGCCGTGCTGCTCGACAGTGGCCGCCCGAGCGCTGACCGTGGCCGTTATGACCTGCTCAGCGCCTGGCCGCTGGAACAACTGGCGGTGTTGCCCGACGAAAGCGGCAATCATTTCCTGCAACGTCTGCGTGACAATCTGAATCGCCTCGGTGAGGCTGATTTGCCAGCGGGTTTCGAACTGCCCTTCGCTGGCGGTTTGATCGGTTACCTGAGCTACGACTTCGGTCGGCATCTGGAAAACCTGCCGAGCCAGGCGCGCGATGATCTGCAATTGCCGGATGCGCGTTTTGGCCTGTACGCCTGGGCACTGATCAGCGATCACCAGATGGCCACCAGCCAATTGGTCTTCCACCCGTCCGTGATCGACGGCGAGAAACAACGCCTGATTGCGTTATTCACTCAGCCACATGCTGATGCGCTGACCCCGTTCAAATTGAACGCTCCGATGACCGCCGACCTCTCGGCTGACGATTACCGCCTAGCCTTCGAACGCATCCAGCACTACATCCAGGCCGGCGACTGCTATCAGGTCAACTTCGCCCAACGCTTCCGCGCTTCGTGCCAGGGTGACCCATGGCTGGCTTACTGCAAATTGCGCGAAGCCTGCCCGACACCGTTCTCCGGTTTCCAGAGCCTGCCCGATGGCGGTGCGGTATTGAGCCTGTCGCCAGAGCGCTTCGTCAAAGTCAGCGAACGCCAAGTGGAAACCCGTCCGATCAAAGGCACCCGCCCGCGTGGCCTGACACCCGCCGAAGACGCCGCCAACGCCGCCGAACTGCTGGCCAGTCCCAAGGATCGCGCGGAAAACCTGATGATCGTCGACCTGCTGCGCAACGACCTCGGCCGCACCTGTCGCATCGGTTCGGTACGAGTGCCGGAGTTGTTCAGCCTGGAAAGCTATCCGAACGTGCATCACCTGGTCAGCAGCGTCACCGGTGAACTGGCGGATGATCGCGACGCACTGGATTTGATTGCCGGCAGTTTCCCCGGCGGCTCGATCACCGGCGCGCCGAAGATTCGTGCGATGCAGATCATTGACGAACTGGAACCGACCCGGCGCGGCTTGTATTGCGGCTCGTTACTCTACCTGGACGTGCGTGGCGAGATGGACAGCTCCATCGCGATTCGCAGTCTGTTGGTCAAGGATGGCCAGGTGTGCTGCTGGGGTGGCGGCGGGATTGTTGCCGATTCGGACTGGCAGGCGGAGTATCAGGAGTCGATCACCAAAGTGAAGATCCTCCTCGAAACCCTGCAGAACCTTTAA
- the thrH gene encoding bifunctional phosphoserine phosphatase/homoserine phosphotransferase ThrH, translating into MEIACLDLEGVLVPEIWIAFAEKTGIESLKATTRDIPDYDVLMKQRLRILDEHGLKLSDIQEVIATLKPLDGAVEFVNWLRERFQVVILSDTFYEFSQPLMRQLGFPTLLCHRLITDETGRVTSYQLRQKDPKRQSVLAFKSLYYRVIAAGDSYNDTTMLGEADAGILFHAPENVIREFPQFPAVHTFAELKQEFLKASNRDLSL; encoded by the coding sequence GTGGAAATTGCTTGCCTGGATCTTGAAGGGGTGTTGGTGCCGGAAATCTGGATCGCCTTCGCCGAAAAAACCGGAATCGAATCCCTCAAGGCCACCACCCGGGACATTCCCGATTACGACGTGCTGATGAAGCAGCGTCTGCGCATCCTCGACGAGCACGGCTTGAAGCTATCGGACATTCAGGAAGTGATCGCCACGTTGAAGCCGCTGGATGGCGCGGTGGAGTTCGTCAACTGGCTGCGCGAGCGCTTTCAGGTGGTGATTCTGTCGGACACGTTTTATGAGTTTTCGCAGCCGTTGATGCGTCAGTTGGGCTTTCCGACGTTGCTTTGCCATCGTCTGATTACTGACGAGACAGGGCGGGTGACCAGCTATCAGCTGCGTCAGAAAGATCCCAAACGTCAGTCGGTGCTGGCGTTCAAGAGCCTGTATTACCGGGTGATTGCGGCGGGGGATTCGTATAACGACACGACGATGCTGGGCGAGGCGGACGCCGGGATTCTGTTCCATGCGCCGGAGAATGTGATTCGCGAGTTTCCGCAGTTTCCGGCGGTGCATACGTTTGCCGAGCTGAAGCAGGAATTCCTCAAAGCCTCGAATCGGGATTTGAGTTTGTAG
- a CDS encoding phosphoadenylyl-sulfate reductase encodes MSATFDVVELATTYANKSAQDILKLAFAEFGDDLWISFSGAEDVVLVDMAWKLNKNVKVFSLDTGRLHPETYRFIDQVREHYKIDIELVSPDYTKLEPFVKEKGLFSFYKDGHGECCGIRKIEPLRRKLSAVKAWATGQRRDQSPGTRSAVAVMEIDTAFSTPERPLYKFNPLAQMTSEEIWGYIRMLELPYNSLHERGFISIGCEPCTRPVLPNQHEREGRWWWEEATQKECGLHAGNIISKA; translated from the coding sequence ATGAGTGCAACGTTCGACGTCGTGGAACTCGCCACGACCTATGCCAACAAATCCGCCCAGGACATTCTGAAACTCGCGTTTGCCGAGTTCGGCGATGACCTGTGGATATCTTTCAGCGGCGCCGAGGATGTGGTGCTGGTGGACATGGCCTGGAAGCTCAACAAGAACGTCAAGGTGTTCAGCCTCGACACCGGCCGCCTGCACCCAGAGACCTACCGCTTCATCGATCAGGTGCGCGAGCACTACAAGATCGACATCGAACTGGTGTCGCCGGACTACACGAAACTGGAACCGTTCGTGAAGGAAAAAGGCCTGTTCAGTTTCTACAAGGACGGCCACGGCGAATGCTGCGGGATCCGCAAGATCGAACCGCTGCGGCGCAAACTGTCCGCCGTCAAAGCCTGGGCCACAGGCCAGCGCCGCGACCAGAGCCCGGGCACTCGCAGTGCCGTGGCGGTGATGGAAATCGATACAGCGTTCTCCACTCCTGAGCGCCCCCTGTACAAGTTCAACCCGCTGGCGCAGATGACCAGCGAAGAGATCTGGGGTTACATCCGCATGCTCGAACTGCCGTACAACAGCCTGCATGAACGCGGCTTTATCAGTATCGGCTGCGAGCCGTGCACCCGCCCGGTCCTGCCGAATCAGCACGAGCGCGAGGGGCGTTGGTGGTGGGAAGAGGCGACGCAGAAAGAATGCGGGCTGCATGCCGGGAATATCATCAGCAAGGCGTAA
- a CDS encoding NCS1 family nucleobase:cation symporter-1: MRTSLSNNIALNLPASALDQPLPDDGLTEPLQLSPRLHNSDLAPTKAEGRRWGKYSIFALWTNDVHNIANYSFAIGLYALGLGGWQILLSLGIGAALVYFFMNLSGYMGQKTGVPFPVISRISFGIHGAQIPALIRAVIAIAWFGIQTYLASVVFRVLLTAVHPGFAEYDHNSILGLSTLGWVCFVAIWFVQLAILAYGMEMVRRYEAFAGPVILLTVAALAAWMYFQANATIAWSTREPLIGGEMWRNIFAGGALWLAIYGTLILNFCDFARSSPCRKTIKVGNFWGLPVNILVFAAITVLLCGAQFQINGRIIESPTEIIASIPNTFFLVLGCLAFLIVTVAVNIMANFVAPAFVLSNLAPKYLTFRRAGLISATIAVLILPWNLYNSPLVIVYFLSGLGALLGPLYGVIMVDYWLIRKGRINVPQLYSEDPNGAYYYSHGVNFRAVAAFIPAALIAIVLALVPGFHSVSPFSWLIGAGIAGMLYLIIAKRQPHYADISGESIAVDNVCH; the protein is encoded by the coding sequence ATGCGTACAAGTCTCTCCAATAACATCGCGCTGAATCTGCCCGCCTCTGCCCTCGACCAACCGTTACCCGATGACGGTCTGACCGAGCCGTTACAACTGAGCCCCCGCCTCCACAACAGCGATCTCGCGCCGACCAAGGCCGAAGGTCGACGCTGGGGCAAATACAGCATCTTCGCCCTGTGGACGAATGACGTGCACAACATCGCCAACTACTCGTTCGCCATCGGCCTGTACGCCCTGGGCTTGGGTGGCTGGCAGATACTGTTGTCATTGGGGATCGGCGCGGCGCTGGTGTACTTCTTCATGAACCTGTCCGGTTACATGGGGCAGAAAACCGGCGTGCCGTTTCCGGTGATCAGCCGGATCAGTTTCGGCATCCACGGTGCGCAAATTCCTGCACTGATCCGGGCGGTTATCGCCATTGCCTGGTTCGGCATTCAGACGTACCTGGCCTCGGTGGTGTTCCGCGTGTTGCTCACGGCGGTGCATCCTGGCTTCGCCGAATACGACCACAATTCGATTCTTGGCCTGTCGACGCTGGGTTGGGTGTGTTTCGTGGCGATCTGGTTCGTGCAACTGGCGATCCTTGCCTACGGCATGGAAATGGTCCGTCGCTATGAAGCCTTCGCCGGGCCGGTGATTCTGCTGACCGTCGCCGCCCTCGCCGCGTGGATGTATTTCCAGGCCAACGCGACCATCGCCTGGTCGACTCGCGAGCCGCTGATCGGTGGCGAGATGTGGCGCAACATCTTTGCCGGCGGCGCGTTGTGGCTGGCGATCTACGGCACGTTGATTCTGAATTTCTGCGACTTCGCCCGCTCCTCGCCGTGCCGCAAGACCATCAAGGTAGGAAACTTCTGGGGTTTGCCGGTGAATATTCTGGTGTTCGCCGCGATCACCGTCCTGCTCTGCGGTGCGCAATTTCAGATCAATGGCCGGATCATCGAGAGCCCGACCGAGATCATTGCCTCGATTCCCAACACCTTTTTCCTGGTGCTCGGTTGCCTGGCATTCCTGATCGTCACCGTTGCGGTGAACATCATGGCCAACTTCGTCGCCCCGGCCTTCGTGTTGAGCAACCTGGCGCCGAAGTACCTGACCTTCCGCCGCGCCGGACTGATCAGCGCGACCATTGCCGTGTTGATCCTGCCGTGGAATCTCTACAACAGCCCGCTGGTGATCGTGTATTTCCTGTCCGGCCTCGGCGCCCTGCTCGGCCCGTTGTACGGGGTGATCATGGTCGACTACTGGCTGATCCGCAAAGGCCGGATCAACGTCCCGCAGCTCTACAGCGAAGATCCCAACGGCGCTTATTACTACAGCCACGGGGTCAACTTCCGTGCGGTGGCGGCGTTTATTCCTGCCGCGCTGATCGCCATCGTCCTGGCACTGGTGCCGGGCTTCCACAGCGTCTCGCCATTCTCTTGGCTGATCGGCGCCGGGATCGCCGGAATGCTTTACCTGATCATCGCCAAGCGTCAGCCGCACTACGCCGACATCAGTGGCGAATCGATCGCTGTCGACAACGTCTGCCATTAA
- a CDS encoding aspartate/glutamate racemase family protein, whose amino-acid sequence MRILVVNVNTTESITEAIARSAQAVASPGTEIVGLTPYFGADSIEGNFESYLAAIAVMDRVMSYDQPFDAVIQAGYGEHGREGLQELLSVPVVDITDAAASTAMFLGHAYSVVTTLDRTVPLIEDRLKLSGLWDRCASVRASGLAVLELEHEPQRALEAIVHQAELAVTQDKAEVICLGCGGMAGLDEQIRRRTGVPVVDGVTAAVTIAESLVRLRLSTSKVRTYATPRPKNIIGWPGRFAR is encoded by the coding sequence ATGCGTATTCTCGTAGTCAACGTCAACACCACCGAATCCATCACCGAGGCCATTGCCCGTTCGGCGCAGGCTGTCGCTTCACCCGGAACCGAAATCGTCGGTTTGACGCCATATTTCGGCGCCGATTCGATTGAAGGCAACTTCGAAAGCTACCTCGCCGCCATTGCGGTGATGGATCGGGTGATGTCCTACGATCAGCCGTTCGATGCGGTGATTCAGGCCGGTTATGGCGAACACGGCCGTGAAGGTTTGCAGGAATTGCTCAGCGTGCCGGTGGTGGACATCACCGATGCGGCAGCGAGTACGGCGATGTTTCTCGGCCATGCCTATTCGGTGGTGACAACGCTGGATCGCACCGTACCGCTGATCGAGGATCGGCTGAAATTGTCAGGTTTGTGGGATCGTTGCGCTTCGGTGCGGGCCAGTGGGCTGGCCGTTCTGGAGCTGGAGCACGAACCGCAGCGTGCGCTGGAAGCGATCGTGCATCAGGCGGAGTTGGCGGTGACGCAGGACAAAGCCGAGGTGATCTGCCTGGGTTGCGGCGGCATGGCCGGGCTGGATGAACAGATTCGTCGGCGTACCGGGGTGCCGGTGGTGGATGGGGTGACGGCGGCGGTGACGATTGCGGAATCGCTGGTGCGGTTGCGCTTGTCGACGTCGAAAGTGCGGACGTATGCGACACCGCGGCCGAAGAACATTATTGGTTGGCCGGGGCGGTTTGCCCGCTGA
- a CDS encoding LysR family transcriptional regulator: METFSSIECFVRSAEVGSFAEAARRLSLTPAAVGKSVAKLEVRLGVRLFQRSTRSLTLTEAGQLFLDQVSGSLTTIQNAVANLSSVEGRPAGTLKVSMGAAFGCLHVVPMLGEFLRRYPAINPDWHFDNRQVDLIGQGFDAAIGGGFELPQGVIARKLSPAHRILVASTDYLQANPEIIEPDDLSHHDGILIRSPQTGRVRSWQLTGRNPQNCQPLMLKARMTMSDSEAACRAAAQGLGIALVSMPFAVGYLQAGTLQRVLPDWFVDDGNISIYYAEHKLLPGKTRAFVDFLIEQFVERGLARRFSAI; the protein is encoded by the coding sequence ATGGAAACCTTTAGCAGCATTGAATGCTTCGTGCGCAGCGCCGAAGTCGGCAGCTTTGCCGAGGCCGCGCGACGCTTGAGTCTGACCCCGGCGGCAGTCGGCAAAAGCGTGGCCAAACTCGAGGTGCGGCTCGGCGTGCGGCTGTTCCAGCGTAGTACACGCAGCCTGACGCTGACCGAGGCCGGGCAACTTTTCCTCGATCAGGTGAGTGGCAGTTTGACGACCATTCAAAATGCCGTGGCCAATCTGTCCAGTGTCGAAGGGCGTCCGGCGGGAACGCTGAAAGTCAGCATGGGCGCAGCATTCGGCTGTCTGCATGTCGTGCCGATGCTCGGTGAGTTTCTACGACGATATCCGGCGATCAATCCGGACTGGCATTTCGATAATCGACAGGTCGATCTGATCGGGCAGGGCTTTGATGCGGCCATCGGTGGCGGTTTCGAACTTCCGCAAGGCGTGATCGCGCGCAAGTTGAGCCCGGCGCACCGGATATTGGTCGCGTCCACCGACTATTTACAGGCCAATCCCGAGATCATCGAACCGGACGACCTCAGCCATCACGACGGCATTCTGATCCGCTCGCCGCAAACCGGACGCGTGCGTTCCTGGCAATTGACCGGACGTAATCCACAGAACTGTCAGCCGTTGATGCTCAAGGCGCGAATGACCATGAGTGATTCCGAGGCGGCTTGCAGGGCAGCGGCGCAAGGCTTGGGTATCGCGCTGGTGAGCATGCCGTTTGCGGTGGGCTATCTGCAGGCGGGGACGTTGCAGCGAGTGTTGCCGGACTGGTTTGTTGATGATGGCAATATTTCGATTTACTACGCCGAGCATAAATTGTTGCCGGGCAAGACTCGGGCGTTTGTGGATTTTTTGATTGAACAGTTTGTCGAGAGAGGGTTGGCGCGGCGGTTCAGTGCGATTTGA